From the Perca fluviatilis chromosome 11, GENO_Pfluv_1.0, whole genome shotgun sequence genome, the window ATACATTTATCAAACATTGTTCTCAATTACTTTTCTGCCAGTCAACAGatccctttaaaaaaagttttgtctctagcgttgggcatcgttttaattctttctttttttttaacggaAAGAACATCTAGATGTAAAAGGTGGGGAAGACATTCAGGAAATCGTCagaggtcggactcaaaccgtGGACCTTCAGCGTCGAGGCATACACCTccatatatgtgcacctgctctaccaactgagctaacccgacCACAGGGCATTGTTTTAATTCTAAAGCCAATgccgattcttcctttcaatTCTGGTTCTTATTGAGTCTCggttccgattctttgaggggtggagttgaaacaggtcacatgcttattttacagacaagaggaacattttattttgattcaacggtgatttacagttttactgggctttttcaacatataacaaagccacactttagagcggtgcttactgtgctccatggctgcaacacaggCAAGCGCCTGGAAGTACATTTTGAACCGATGATTGGATTCGAAACCAACTTTtgcaaacgattccaataaagaaactgtGGTGTAATTGGTAGTGATGGTGCAATGCTGTGTGATgaggaatccgctgacactGTTTCTTTATGGAGCTAAATcggggccaaatgttttgttaatttgaaaaaaatatatatagttgaaaaactaaagcttgaaattgaaaatttaagttttggtcgaaacttggaaaaaataaaaccatgtattcaaactaaaaataagtgtaccaatttttctttcagtttgaataaaatttagattcaattctggaattattttgaataaattataaattttcatttttcacttttatatttcttttcagtttcacatttcatgttttcagattcaaaacttattttttttacggcttcaaatctttttttcggtttcaaatcttttttttcggtttcagatctgtttttcactttcagatcttttttttcggtttcagacttttggccctgattttgcgtagggggcgtggcttcaactcagaggggcgtggcattatgagtgacagcctaacaaagaaggcagaagactcctctgtcatgttgccttcaggaaatggtgttactgtgagaactatgactgaatgctttctatccactatatacatgtgctttgtacttaacaaactgataccagtgacaaagttccatttaaaaaaattgttttggacaacacatggtaccaattacactataagagcaataaactgtgccagattgtgcagttcagcaggaacaatgacTTCTCCCACTTCCATGTACGACTTATAGCACCACAGTATTCACTCGGCAGTCAGCATAGCGTCTGCTCCGCCAAGGCAACCTGCTTACGTACAGGTAGGACATGTGAAAGATATTAGCCTTTTTGAATAGATACTTTGGGACATTATCCCCgcagtggcatttttttgtcattaacacatAAAGGGAAAATAGGTGGACAGCTGGAAATGAAGGATCACTAGCACTAAAGTTagcattaactaacgttagcttcacacTAGCTGATGTTTTTACACTAATTTCAGTGTCCAGCTCAAGTTTTTTGACTTTAACGTGTAGTGCTCTTTGTTAACCTATGTTTGTCATAATGACCATAACTCGACAGTGGCTGCCTGCAGCCGTACAGAGCcttataaatgtaaaacattatAAGATAACTAACATTGCTAAGTTAATAGTGTTACCTTTTCATGGTTAGTTTAAACAGCATCCTGGTCTGctttgttaatcaatcaatcaaagctTTTATTACGGACAAACACGGTCCAGAAAACAGACCGTAGacctacaaatacaaaaagacaAGTTAGTGTATTCTGATACAGTTAGGCTGTGGTAGAAGCCTTCAAAGTTTGCCCACttttaaatggaactttgtcactggtatcagtttgttaagtaaaaagcacatatatatagtggatagaaagcattcagtcatagttctcacagtaacaccatttcctgaaggcaacatgacaGAGGAGTCTTCTGCCTTCTTTGTTAGGCTGTCACTCATAATGCCACGCCCCTCTGAGTTGAAGCCACACCCCCTACGCAAAATCagggccaaaagtctgaaaccgaaaaaaaatgatctgaaagtgaaaaacagatctgaaactgaaaaaaaaagatttgaaactgaaaaaaaaagatttgaagccgtaaaaaaaataagttttgaatctgaaaacatgaaatgtggaactgaaaagaaatataaaagtgaaaaatgaaaatttattctaaataattccagaattgaatctaaattttattcaaactgaaagaaaaattggtacacttatttttagtttgaatacatggttttattttttccaagttttgaccaaaacttaaattttcaatttcaagctttagtttttcaactatatatatttttttcaaattaacaaaacatttggccctgatttagctccatatttcttgattataaaggtttatttacatcaaagaaattagcatcatgtacaagctctgcagagctcggagaggaccGGTTTTCCCAATTCTCCAGTGGTCACTCtggctttctttgtttgaacatggtatatCTATTCTTCATAACTTAGGGTGGGCTCGAtaactgaccaatggcttcaAGCCAACTGGCCTTCTTTTCAACATCGTGGGGGCACCATTGATAATACCTTCCAGATGTGTCCAGAGAGGTGTCCTCTGAAAGTAGGGCAAGGTTCATCATGCCATCTTTGTTACCAAAAACTTAAGACAAGTTTATAAAAAGTCTGTTAGAAGTCCAGATACTACAAAACAATTCCAGTGGAATcataattttttaaacaattccaAGTTGcaaccggttctcgatgcccaatcctacttatgaaaatggcaaacacttAAAACACAAGTTATTCTGTTCCTCCAAAAGCTCCAACCATCAGCGAGAACCGAAGATCCTTTCACATCTGCTTTTGGAAAACATGagtttttaatttctttcactGAATAAAGGAACAGCCTTAGGttttaataacatttaaaatttgTGTTTTCATCTCATTTATTGGTACAAAAATGCTCCCACAACTGtcttttttcagtttgatagatattttatttcagttaaaacaaaaaaaaaaaactgcttagatccacacatttttcttctttttgtatgTGTCACACAATATAATTATTTTGTTGACAATGAGGTATGAATTACCTGAGATCAGGCTGAACATCAAAGAAGTTATCCCATGCTGCACCATTATAGTTTTTGTCTTAAATGTAATAATGTCACATGGAGGAAAATAATTGCCCTCTATATTGAAGTGTGAATACATTTTAGTGGTGAATATTTTAGCTTCTGTTCTTATTAGAAGACTGTTCAAGGCCCACTGTTTGGCTGAGGAGCGTCAGTGTGTGTGATCAGAGTTAGAGATGTTCTGCACAGAGGAAGCTGAATCCAGTCCCAGCAGCGTGCCCAGGTAGGACTGCTCTCGGGGGTCCAGCATCTGATCGGCCCTGACAGGGTGGACAATGTTGGCGGGCTGGGGGGTTAGGGTGTACTTTTCTAAGAATGCCAGGTCTGTCGCAGCCTGGTAGCGAGAGTTCTGCTGCTGTCCTTCAGCCTGCATGCTCACAACGCTGTGAGTCTGGGAGGAGAGAGACGCGGCCCTGTGAGCATTCAGGTCTCCCTGCGCTCCTCCTGCCATTTGGACAGGAACTAAAGTAACAGGCACGCAGACGTTCGTAGGACGGGGGGGGCTCTGGAGGGCTGACTTAGGTTCCGCGCGGTATACCTTAGAGGGCTCCTCAAAAGGAATGGAGACTATTTTGATTTCGCCGAGTGTGCCGAGGGGCTGCTCAGTACACCGGGTGCTGTGCACGTGGTCAACATGGTACTTGAGcttgtcttttcttttaaaggtgGCGCTGCAGTGGGGGCAGTTAAAAGGACGAGCGTCTGAGTGAATCACCATGTGCTTTGTCAAGGTCTTCTTGATCCGAAATGTCTGGTTGCACTCGGGACATCTGTGGGGTTTCTCACCTGTCACATTACCACaagagaacataaaaaaaaatacatttagataGCCATTTCTATTGCACCCTCGTTTTTTTAAGAATAATAATTGACCGTTTTGATGTGTTGAACTGTTCTACCAAGGATTAGTAAGAGTTATGAGAAAGAGCTCTATCCTGCCCGGTATTTGGTTTGGGGAATTTTACACTCCAGCAACCTCAGCCAAACTAACCATATCAATTACATAGCAATAAGTTTGTTAAACATATTATCAAATTATTTTCTTCTATAAATTTGAAGcaatttttactgtttttaaaaaaagatgtcTAACCACTCTGTTGCTTGTCCAagtatgtttttatattgtaaGCATTTTTTgacagggacagtgcatattaataaCATTTCTGAAAATATGCCAGAGTAAGCCAGAAAGGCTAGTTTTCCCTGGGCAGGCAATAGCACAGATGTTAAGAATAAAAGCATTGAAAACAACTATTTGCCTCTTAAAAGCATCCAACTACAACTTTTCTGTTCTCATAAACATTTTCAAGCAAATATATTCATTGACTTCTGTTTCCTCACCTGAGTGGGTCCTGAAGTGCATTTCTAGACTGGACTTTCCTTTAAATTCTTTCTTGCAGACCTCACACTGATGCACAGCGGTTTTATACCTGTTGACAGAGTCCTTATTAACAGAGACCAAAACCAAGAACACAAAAGGAGGCTAAGGGAAATATTACCATTTTTACAACATtactagaagaaaaaaaaaaaagtgtgactgtGATTTGAAAGATAACATACTTCTGCCAAACTTTCTCTCCCAAATGAATGCTTTTGTAGTGGACCGTCAGATGATCATGGCGCCTGAAGCACTTGCCACATTCTTCACATTGGTGTGCTTTCTCACCTGTAATAAACATGGGTTACGTTAAAGTAAATACAGACTGGAGACAGTGAAAAACAGTAACAGTATTTTCCACTGTACTGTAACAAGAAAAAATGTTATGTGTGAATGACACAAAGCAAGACACTGCCATGAAAGaagatgccaaaaaaaaaagacaccggAGAATCAACTGCTGTTTGTCTCATACCGTACCAGAGTGTATTTTCTGATGTTTGGTCAGGTGATCGTGGCGTATAAAGGTTTTCCCACATTCATCACACTCATAGCGCTTGTCGTCATGGTGGACTCTCAGGTGTAACCTGTCCACGGAAAAGTGTGTTCAttatatttaacttttaatttaaaaacagagTTTAAAAATGTTCACAACCACATTCTCAATTGTCAGCGTGCCGACCTGTAGGAGCTGCCATGACGGAAACTTTGGCCACAGATACTACAGAGGTGAGGCTTCTCCCCACTGTGGATCCTCAAATGCTCTCTCAAGGTTGTCCTATAAGGAGTAAAACACGCCTCTCAATAAAGCAGCACAGTTTCAGTTCTTCAGTTAAGCATGTCAAAATAAGTTGTGGAAATAAGGCAAATTTGGGGGATGTACCTTTCCCTTACAGATTTCCCACAAACAAAGCAGGTCCACTTTCTTTTGCCGCCATGTGTGCACTCAATGTGTCTCTTTCGGTTGCCTGTGTCATTAAACTGTCGGCCACAAATCTCACAGGGAAAGGGACCTGGAAATGAGAAAGGATTCTTCAGATGCATCGATTGGCACACAGTCAATCACACAACAGTGACATTTTAAGGTTATATAGGTAAGAGAGATTTTCTctattttaatatttcatttttaagaGTTGTTCAAATATAATAATGCATTGTTTAAAAGCTTTTCTAATAGCAAAAGTTAAGGTTTCTTTTTAACCCTAAGAGCttaagaatttattttttactgtagAATTCTCACCTAAGTGGTACTTTTCTTGGTGTTTCAGCCTGGCAAACCTGGACTTGAAGAATTCATCACAGAAGGAGCATTTAAAAGGCCGGTCCTGGGTGTGCAGGATCATGTGCTCCTGCAGATGAGGCCTGCGGGTGAAGGTCTTCAGACAAATCTGGTACAGGAGGTTCAAAGGTTACAGATTGTTCAAATCAAAATATGCTCTTACGTTGAATTACTCTTTATTAATTGCAAAAATGCATTTATTCATCATCATGAGCTACTTGAAGTGCtcatatttagaggttataccagaataggtttacaatggtttaattttcaaaaaacactatatatttgttgtactgcacattgctgatgctcctcttttcacctctgTGTCACAGAGTGAGgtatctcacttctgttccatctttgttgggagtcgcacatgcgcagtagctgggtaaggactactagccagtcagagtaTGAGttcgtgccacgctagcagctaggtgagcattataacttgtgttacaaagtgacgcacgttggtctctgaagtaaaggctggactacaatagagctgtttggagcagtttgtgaacagtgttttctgtgagagatggtaagtccctttggggtggactttgggctttttcactttgtaaacctataacgtgcacaaaacgATATAtagcacaataaaggaaagtgaaaaagccaaaaagcagaatatgagcactttcagATCAGTTCACATATTCAGGCAATAATATGACTGAAACCAATTCTTACAGCACATTTCCAGCCTtcactcttcctcttcctcttggtAAGAAACTCTTGGATGTGGTCTGGATGAAACCTGGCAGGACAGTGAAAATACATGACGTCATCACACAATATGACTGTAGCTACCACAGCTGTTGTCATCATAGAGATCGATTGTGGAGTTAGCTCTACAAAATGTATTTCCTTTTTTCCCTAAAACTTACACATAACACAGTCGGaattaacacatacagtattctACCAAAGTTCACCAGACTAGGCTAAGTGTCCTCCAAATCATCCTTTTTTTACTGACATTTTATATTCATACAAACTTAAGTGAAGGTGTAAAATTGTAGATTTTTAGCAATGCTAACAGGATTCTAGGGATGCCAATGTCAGCTGGCCATATCTGAACAACTACTGAACAGACTACCATGACATATAGGCTAGTACAGGGCATTCATTTTCCCtacaggatgaattgtaataatttTGGTGAACTTTGTCTCTAGGGCTAtaatcagataaaaaaaatgtaattgtagtAATTACATGTAGCTATGTTTCAAAAATTTCTAACTTTTTTGACTTCCTTAACTCTGCCAGCAAAATATTATAACAAGGCAATTAAAATGGCACGACAGCTATGCAGAACTAAGATTAGCTTTTATTAGATATAGGGTCGTTTTCAAATCAACAACAATGATGGTCAGCTAGCAAGATACTACAGATAGCTAACCAGGAAGATAATATTATCTAGACACCAAATTTAATTGTACCATCAGATGCCCAGTTGTACATTCTGCCCTCTGAGAATATTTTAATTATCCTAATATTATGATGATTATATATTTCACTGTGTAGTCTGGCATGGCTGACTTTGTGAACCAAAGGTAAACTTAATAACCAAAGCAAACTACAACAGTAAGGTAGATTGTTCTTCACCACAACACCGAGCAGCATGGGTGTTGTGTTACCCAAGTGTCTCACCTTCTGACATGCTTGGCCAGGGTTTTCTTGCTGGCATGGAGTTTGTTACAGAAGGGGCATTTGTGCTCCTTCTTCTGGACGGGTGCATCGCTGGTGTGCTTCTTCTTGTGTACAGTCAGGTTGGACTTGGTGGAGTAGCGCTGAAGGCAGATGTCACACTGgaatggtttctctcctgtgtgcaCTCTGGTGTGACTCTCATACTTCCCtataaaatgcaggaaatgtgcACAGGTTAATATATAGTATCAGTACTGGTAAATTAGGATGGGCATTTTTCCCTATTTTCTGACAatttatagaccaaatgatGAATCAGttatttgaaaataatacacagtcatcaataataataataacaaactttttttttttttttttttttttaaattgcagcGCTACCCCATAACCATGTAATAAagcatttattattttagtaaGAGTAAGAAAGATACTTAATAGAGACAATTCTTGGGTTTAACATCTCAGTCTGGCATGGTACGCTATGGCTGATTGAGTAATACTAGTAATAATTACTAGTGGAACTACCCTTCCACAGTAACAACAACTACTGTACTAACCCAGCTACTAAGCGATAACATCAATGAGAACACTAATAGTCTAGACATTACTCCATGGTTCCCACCTGCACGGTCAAAGGTCTTGTCACATTTGGGGCACTTGAGAATCTTCTTGCTGGAGGTTTGGATGATGACTGGAGCCAGCCCCTCAGGGTACACTGGACCCTGGGTAGAGCTTCCTGCTGCTGGCACATGCACTTCCACCTGTCCATCAGCCTGGTGCTCTGCCCTTTCTACATCAGAACCCTGCTGACCTGCGCTCTCGTCTGCTGCGCAAACCTCAACAACTTTCCTCTGGGCAACCACATCCTCATTCATGTCtccttcatcctcctcctcctcctcgtccacTACGTCTTCCCCCTGAGCTGGTTTAGATGTCTTGTTCGCGGCCAGTTTGGGAGCTTGGTTTTCCACAACCACCTTTTCCGCTTCTTCTATTTCTTCATCTTGCTCTCTTGGTGATACAGTCCTTTGTTTCTCCTCAGGAGTGTTGTCTCTTACATTGTCTCTCTGATACTTGGTGGGTGTTCTCCTCCTGCGAGCTGATCTCCGCGTGGTAGCAGTCCTCTCAGCTTCGGTCTTCCCTTTCTCAGTTGAGATTTCCTGCTGTGCATTAGTGTGACTCTCAGCCAAGTGGTTCTGCAGGGAGTTTGCACTGCTAAACTGGCGACTGCACATGGTGCACCGAACATCACCTAGGCTCTGGATGTCTTCGTCACCTGCTGGCGAGTCACTGGAGGTCATTTCCACCTCAGGAGACTCTCTTATCTCATCCTGTGACTGGATCACACGTACTGGGTTGTTGTGGTGTCCTTCTTCAGACAGCAACTTAAGTATATCCATCATGTCCAGGAATCGGGCCGCTTCAGTTAGAGCTGGAAGCTCCGTCTCTGGGACAATGCACTCAGAGGTGTACAAAAAGCCAAGCAGGTGCTGGAAAACAGAGTCCTCCACATGGTCCAGAGTCACATGCGCTGTAGCAGGGTTCTTGGACAGCTCAGCGTGGAAGTAGCTGCTGCCATGGGCCAACACCACCTTGTGGGCACGGTAGAGTTTCCCgcccacagacacagacacatcacagAACCTCTGTCGAGTCCGATCCTCATTCAAGAATTTGAGGAGGTTGTGACAGTGCTGAGACATAGCCATGTGCCTGATTGGGGAGGTTGATTCTGGGACAGTTTCAGAGTTTGCTTGGGCATTGGAGCTCAGCAGAGTGCTCGGCTCTGTAACACATCCATTGCTGGCACTGGCCTGCCTGCTGCGTTTGGGACGCAGCGGATTACAAGGCTTTTTCTTCATTAGTGAGCCTGGTGGGCGACCATGAATCACTCCTGAAAACCAGAGGAATACAAACAGTGCTGAGTGCAACTCTCAACGACTGGGCTTTCATTTAGATTTGATAGCACTGCTAGACAAATGGCTTAGCATGTAAATATACCTGACTTTAACAACACAACAATAGTAACAGCATGAAGCTAACGTGAATAGTACATTGTGGTGAAAAGTTACCATACATGTGAAAATTGTGCATTAAAAAGAGCGATAACGACTTATTCCAAACATTTGAggtatatttttctcatttgttAAAACAAAGGAGAGAGAATAGCTAACTGTTATCAACACTGTGCTCAATAGACTACACAGGCCTGACGGAGATGTGAACTTAAGCTAGTAACCGTTCTGCTATCCTGACGTTCAAGCGGTCAAGACGGTTACATCTGCAATTTGGCTTTCCACCTCAAGGACCCCTAATATCCTATAGAGCCTGACGGACGGGCCCCCCTCCGAGGAGAGTGTTGACAAACGACCCTCAAGGCTACCCCGGAAATTGAGGTCTATATCGGGACGTTTTAAAAACAAGTCTTACCTTAGAGATACGGGCCGCGTTTACAAAGCACTGTACACTCCAGCTGACACACGTATCGTTACTGTAGAAAAAAAcccatagacagttaaagaatTAAATAAACGGAGGAATAATAATTCCCTGAGTATCTGTAACGCCCATCTTCCCATCCTCCAGAAATGTCGGACACCGTAACAAACCGTTCGTCCATTGGCTGTTTTCGGCTTTTGTCCTCTAAAGCTCTCGTGGagtaaacaaaagtaaaaaatatatatatatatatataaaccgcGTGAGAAAAATAAACGTTGATACCTTTGTTAATGCATTTTCTATGTAACGCATTAAAAGTCAAACACCAATCAAACTATGAGGACGTGTTTGTCGTGCATTAC encodes:
- the zbtb41 gene encoding zinc finger and BTB domain-containing protein 41; translated protein: MKKKPCNPLRPKRSRQASASNGCVTEPSTLLSSNAQANSETVPESTSPIRHMAMSQHCHNLLKFLNEDRTRQRFCDVSVSVGGKLYRAHKVVLAHGSSYFHAELSKNPATAHVTLDHVEDSVFQHLLGFLYTSECIVPETELPALTEAARFLDMMDILKLLSEEGHHNNPVRVIQSQDEIRESPEVEMTSSDSPAGDEDIQSLGDVRCTMCSRQFSSANSLQNHLAESHTNAQQEISTEKGKTEAERTATTRRSARRRRTPTKYQRDNVRDNTPEEKQRTVSPREQDEEIEEAEKVVVENQAPKLAANKTSKPAQGEDVVDEEEEEDEGDMNEDVVAQRKVVEVCAADESAGQQGSDVERAEHQADGQVEVHVPAAGSSTQGPVYPEGLAPVIIQTSSKKILKCPKCDKTFDRAGKYESHTRVHTGEKPFQCDICLQRYSTKSNLTVHKKKHTSDAPVQKKEHKCPFCNKLHASKKTLAKHVRRFHPDHIQEFLTKRKRKSEGWKCAICLKTFTRRPHLQEHMILHTQDRPFKCSFCDEFFKSRFARLKHQEKYHLGPFPCEICGRQFNDTGNRKRHIECTHGGKRKWTCFVCGKSVRERTTLREHLRIHSGEKPHLCSICGQSFRHGSSYRLHLRVHHDDKRYECDECGKTFIRHDHLTKHQKIHSGEKAHQCEECGKCFRRHDHLTVHYKSIHLGEKVWQKYKTAVHQCEVCKKEFKGKSSLEMHFRTHSGEKPHRCPECNQTFRIKKTLTKHMVIHSDARPFNCPHCSATFKRKDKLKYHVDHVHSTRCTEQPLGTLGEIKIVSIPFEEPSKVYRAEPKSALQSPPRPTNVCVPVTLVPVQMAGGAQGDLNAHRAASLSSQTHSVVSMQAEGQQQNSRYQAATDLAFLEKYTLTPQPANIVHPVRADQMLDPREQSYLGTLLGLDSASSVQNISNSDHTH